The genome window tctcctttattttctttcttcctgtctccgtattttcttcctcgcttccctctctgttttttttattaatttcctctctttcttccctcccttctttcccccttcccttaccttccatttttaccctccctttcccttttcttccctccctcccttccctccttctctcctttctttctctcctctatttcctttccatACTCATTTATAAAGGAAAAtataccaatgtgtgtgtgtgtgtgtgtgtgtgtgtgtgtgtacaggcggTGGGCACgctgtagggggagggaggggcgacgGAAGAGGGCAAGGAGGCGGGAGGGGGGTAAGGGCGTAAAGGGCTCGTTCTCATTGGCTGGCTGGGGCACAGGGGCACGCAGCTCTCGACCAATCAGAGGGCGGGGACAATTAAGTGGGCGGAGCTTCACTTGCAGCATCCGCCAATGAGGCTTAGGCTGCTCATCTCCTCGCCCATTACATCTCcagcatcccctcctcctcctcttcttcctcctcctccttgtcttcctccctccctccctccttcccttccttcgtcatccccttcctttttcctttactttcttttcttcttcttctcatttcccaTCCTAGCTCATtcgttatctccctcccttccttcctctgtttctccctttctctctttctcctcccttttttcatcttctcatcttgtttccctttctccctttcttttcttcttctcccttttcatttcccatCCTAGCTAATtcgttatctcccttcctcccttcctctgtttctccctttctctctttctcctccctttttttccattttctcatattgtttccctttctccctttcttttcttcttctcccttctcatttcccatcCTAGCTAATtcgttatctcccttccttccttcctctgtctctcccttcctcccttttttccatcttctcatcttgtttccctttctccctttcttttcttcttctcccttctcatttcccatcCTAGCTAATtcgttatctccctcccttccttcctctgtttctcccttttcctcccccttttccacttgtcctcccttcctcccttttttccatcttctcatcttgtttccctttctccctttattttcttcttctcccttctcatctcccatcCTAGCTAATtcgttatctccctcccttccttcctctgtttctcccttttcctcccccttttccacttgtcctcccttcctctgtctctccagttttcaccctttcttcctcctcctcctcctccccgtttttcattttcctttgtcttcttcttcttcatttcaccttcttcctcctcttcctccattcgttcCATCCTCCTCTGCTCCCATTTcatagttccttccttccttccttccgttctcattatccctcctcttctctttcatatgGAGACCCGATTACTCTTCTTGTAGTGGGAGCCTGATATACGTTCAAGACCATGGACCCTAGACCCAAACGGAGTCCTCCCTCAACGGGCAGAcaaagagccgatttcacagtccagcacacgtgtcttcgtaacagcccgaacaaaactatagaatcccatacaatccaaaatggtgaggtcttcgttgccacactaaatacacaagacttttcctgtatagtttcgtcaaatttgtgaacttaaatataaacactagacactatacaaggaaatttcgaaggctctggtattggtttgggagcttactaacccatcatggggaactgtaaaGCTGGCCCATAGATATGAAAATGAGGTCAAAAACAAATCATTTCTTGACCTTCTATATACGATCCTCAGAACACGTCTTTCCTCCTACCAGATGCACTTCTTAGGTGAACGAAGATGGAGAGACCGGGAAGAAagtaatggaaaggaggaaatagacaGATTAAAGACAGGTGGgcagggaaggacggagggagggaagacagcaGGGAGTAAGtaataggagggaagaaagtagaaagtaaagggagggagggagcaacgaaagcagaggtaggaagggaggaagactgaAGCAAGGGAGATAAAgcaggagggtgggagggaagactATATGAGGAAGACACAGGGAGAGATACagagggagggcgaggaggaagatgaagggagggatatTGAagcaaggagagatggaaggaagccgagtaaagggagataaagcaggagggagggagggagggaagaataattATAGGGAGGAAGGCACAGGGAAAGAATATAAGCGTGATAAAAAtccttggacacacacacacacacactagaggacatagtaaaaagttgaggaagggaagatgctcaagagacataaagaaatatagcttcccacaaagaaatatagaggtttggaacagactaagtgaatgaaatagtatcggcgaagagtgtgcagagcttcaaggaaaagttggataattatagatacggagacgggaccacaccagcataagcccaggcccagtaaaattacaactaggtaaatacacacttaCAGCTGCCCCATGTAAACTATTATATTCTGTGTGTTACTATTTGTCTCATAATCACAGTGTTTTTTTAGTCTTTATAATCCAGAATATGAAAACTCGACAACATGATGGTTCAAAagttttattatatttgtatataatataaagCTTTTCagtttaacataaaaatagcttGGTCTTGATGTACAAGTGAAATGCGCTGAAGCTTCTCCTAGTGAAATGCAAGAGGATAATGCACCCAGGAAACAGGACGCTGCCAAGCTCAGATAACAAGAAATGTTTAGGGTATAAGTACACTGCATACTTCACAGGATCACAGGATAAAAACAGGCCAGTCATTCAGTGTGCCTCGGTCTACATCCTAGTCTTGTCCTAAAGGCTGAACTTCTTCATAACTTGGGCCATAAACTTCCAGCTGCAATTTTTACTGAATAACACAAGAAAAGTCTAAATTAGCCTCCAGTCAACAGCATATTAATTTGTTTGTCCTCAGtttattcataaaaaaaatatgaaggcgAGCTTATGAAGGTAAGCACTACCATGATGTCCAATATCAAGAATTGAGCTTTAAAAAGTATGAATATTTGAACCCATTCATATCCTGGAGTTGTCTGTAGCAACAGCCACAGCTGGAAGCCTTGCAGGAAGCCAAGCAGAGAACACATCAACTattaatgaataaaataaagtgCTGAAGAAACTCTAAATATAAATATTGCAAATGAAATCAGTTATGGAGCCtatataaaaagtaaatattGTAACTGAAAGATTTTTTAGTAACACAGCAAGAAAGTTTTCTGGCCAGAACACAACAGTGGTTTCAATGCCCAACAGCAGCACAAGTTGCCTGTTGCACGAACACTTCTCAGGAGCACCAGTCTCATGCATTTGCCTAACACAGAAGCCTgaggaagaatataaataatGTGCAAGTGGATACATTGAGGCATCTGATTGTCTTGGCGAAGAGTGGGGAGGACAGGGCAACCCCTTGCTGACAGCTTGGCCACAAGTACCTCCATTCTGGTCCTGTTTTGTTGGGGTCATCCCTGCTGCTCCCACTGTGCCTCTCAACAGACGTACAATGATGTTTCACGGAGGGAAATGGTGCTTAACTGAGAATCCATTGCATGTCACCCATTCTATAGTACTTTTCCTGCCTAGCTCTTCAGTGCAAACACTCATTACCATTTTCTCCCTAACTGTACACATCTAGcagttaatgaaaaataaaagctttttataaaataaattatattaAGTATTAAGTTAGCACACACTCATATTTGAAGCAATGATCTCACATATCTTTGGTCAACTTGTAAAGTGTTAAACACTTCATTCAACCTCTGATACAGTGCCTGCCGGAGCCAAGTTCCTTCCATTCCGGTGAGGGTGACGCAAGAACCAACATCCTGCTGCACCGCGACAGACTAAGGCTCCTCCCTCTTCAGAGCACCTTCTCACTTCCCCCAGGTAAGAATCGTGTTGATACTTCCATCAATTAGACATGATTGTTATAGCTTGGAGATTCTCCTTGAATAGTTCTGAGAAGTGACTCAGgggtcagcgtgtgtgtgtgtgccaccaaGGTGTGTGGGGACTAACTTTCTTAGCAGCAGACTCTTGCAGAATTGATGAGCCACTTTATGCAAATGGGATGTAACATGACCATGTTATGCATTACCATGCCTTCTAGAGTTTACCACATGAAACTTACTGCATGTACATATTTCAGAGaacgaaatatatataatataggcATGTATAATTGTGCTTCAATTTTCATGTAGAAGCAGGAAGTGAAAGTAGTACAGCATCACAGCAAGGATATACATCTTAAAGGTATCAATAATGGTAAATTGCCTTCCTCAAAATGTAGACTGTCAACAcaatcttccattccttctctctcagcTATTGCTTGTATGTGGCAGGAGTAGTGTGAGGTGGAGCTTTAGGAATGGAAGTTATGAGGCACATTCATTACCTGAAACATGTTCTCATTTTGTAGGCATGTCGCCTGCAGTGAACACTTGTTGGGAGGGAGGAATGTTGGTCAAATTTGTTAGGTAGGAGCCGTGCAGGTGAGGGATACATCATGTCAAAGAATACATCATACTGGGTGTAAGAGTTGGCTAACTCTAGCAAGGATTGCCCCACAGGACACAATTCATTCTAAAATTTTGGTTAAGGCCAGCACATGCTGCTTTCAGTTTCACTAACAGTGAATACATTAAGACTGTGGCATCAAATATACCTTGAGTATTGATTTATTTGATTACTTGCTTAACTGTGTGATTCATATAAAAAGTGCATGATGGAATCAATCTGGAAGAACTTGCACAAGTGGCAAGTGTAAATTGTAAATTCATTTCCATTTataacacattattttattattattaaaaaaaaggttaattacaTGCTTCTGCCATGGCCACTCCCTGGAGGGAAGGCCCTGTGAGGGAAGAGGGCGTTAGAGATAAAGATGGATTGGTACAACGTATCTCTTAAGCCAGAGCAAAGGGCAGTAGGGATACAGCTAATCACAACTGTGTATAGCAAGAGGTAGTATGGTATGAAATATCAGAATTAAAGCTTTGAAGAGAAACAATACTGGAATAAAATTGGACAGTAAACATGTCATGGGAAGTGGATTGCATCTTCCCAAACAGTCTACCAGGACAAGGTTAAACTGTACATTTAACAGGACATATTTGAGCACGTTCACAACCTTTAAAATGCCACGTCCAGAACAACCGCACAGTGTTAGATACtagttacttttttccttctttggtgCACTGTTTGACCACGAAAATAGAGTTTTCACTAATTTTATGAGTTTGCCTGTTGCTAAAGGATTGGAATACTCATTAGGGACAATACCATCAATGTGAGCCTCAAAGTAACTAAACATGGGGAACCAGATCTTTGTCCTGAAGGAGTCCCGCTGCTGCAGGGCGCGGTTGTTGGCCAGGGAGTGGTAGTAGAGGAACATGCGGGACGTGATGTAGAAGGCGATGAACACGTCGATGGAGTAGTGCTCGTGGGCGGCCAGGATGAAGAAGATGCCAAACATGTTCAGCACCCAGGAGAAGATGTGCAGGTAGTACACTCTTCGGGGAGTATCTGCAAGAGGgtaaatacagaatacaaaaaTATCCACATTCAGTATTTATCAGCAGCAGCAAATGCCATACTAGAATTCAGGGGACAAGAAAATCCCTTGAGACAACCCCCTTCCAAACTGTCCATTTCTGTGCAGATTTGCAAGACTGCACAAAATTGGACAGTTTGGAAGGAGGTTGCCTTGTgggattcattttttttttcctgtgaatTCTAGTAAAGTTAACTACAGagcaaaggcctttcccaatatcttccccctccctccatctgatgctagtgtactccatccttctcTGGCACAGGCATGAACTTGATCCTACCATGAGCTGACACTGAATAAGAGGAGTCTTGCCAACACTTACATTCTGTGATGAAGAAGTTGAGGAGTGTGAGGGTGGCGGTGTGGCCACTGAACATGTAGTCTCCACACGTCCGCACGCCCATCAGGCTGAGGCCGCCGCCGCGCCAGATCAGGTAAGCTTGACTCATTTTGGTCCAAGTGTCACTCTGGATCTGTAATACGGCACATATAAAAACTGGTAAATATAAATCTATCTAATACAGTAAATTTTTGTACTTCAACATACAAGCACAATACTTTTTATCTGCAATACATGAGAGATTACTTCAGAATTACCTGCAACACTTCCTCTAACCAGTTAAAGTATTTTGGCTGCCCATTATCTTAATTATTATTCCTAACACATGGGGCATCATACAATAAATGTTTGCATCTGACCAGTATATAACTTAGACAAATTATAAATAGTGTGTCATCCATAACATTTAAATATATGATGAGACACTACTTAGCTGCCTGCACTCAGCACTACTGTTTTGCCAGGAGATGCTTGGTGCTGAAGCTCTCATGCGGTGTGCTGGTTAAGTGTTCATGAAGGGCATGTACAGGCTGGGAACCAAGTGCTAAACCAGCCTGCAATATCCTGAATTTCTACTCACCCTTGGGGCACATTCCAGGTGGGATCCCGGGACTGAGAGACTGGTGATGAACATTGTGGCACACCGAAGGAGCAGCACCGATCCAGAGAGGGCACAGAATCTCCGACAAGCTATGGACCTGTGTAGTGAGACATTTACACAGCTGATACAAGCACTGCTTTGCACATGGCTCAATGCATGACTACTGCTAAAGGTTGCCCACTTAACCCAAATACAGTCTGTTTGCATATTATGTGAATTTAAACTATATAAGTCTGTAAGAGCGTGTGTTATCCACAAATTAAATGAGCACCATATAAATAATAATGAGTATGCAGTATTCACAGGGGGAATTGTCTTTGCAGGGCCAAAGTGgtaaagcagaggaagaagaagaagaagaagagagagagagagagagagatatatatatatatatatatatatatatatatatatatatatatatatatatatatatcgactcAGCTCACAGGTCCCCACAGGATGTCTCCCCACAGTATGTAaacaaaccccacagacacatgcccccccagCCACATAAATGACCCCGCACACACAAATCATGACAGACTAAAACAAATTAGGAATCAATAATTAATTCAGCAAAAACATACATACTTCCAAAATAAATGAAGCTGCACAATGTATGAAAATTTTACTGAAAGATGATAAATTCTGCAAATAGAGAAGGCAAACAGGATAAGGACAATTTGATTTCTTACCTGTGCTTGTGGAAAAACAGAATGCCAAACCAAACTGAGGCGAGTGTGATGATGGTGATCTCACAGAGCTGGAAGGCCCAGGAGATGTGCGGAACGTTGTCCAGGAAGATGTCTGGAAGGGGCGGGTGCCTCTCCTGTCAACCAAAACTTAAATCAGTGAGCCGTAAAATGAGTGGCACATCTACTCCAACACCCGACTCTGGTGAAGTGCGGGTAATCCTCACACATACCAGTCACCTATGCATGATATGTTACTAGGCCCATATTCCTAAGCATCTGAGAACACCAATTTTAGTGAATCTTGACTCTTACTTAGAATTTTACTCATTGTAGCAAATAGGCTAACCTTATTTGATAGCTGGTGAACAAAGTGTATGTCAaattattttttcaataaaatgtTTACTTTCATATACTGTCTCTTAACTTCCTTCCCGAAGCACTTCTTGTTCTCCAGATATTTTGGTGATATCTTTCTACCAACTTGCTCATTTACTCTCTCTTTACGTCCCCTAACAAATCTGGTCACCAACGCCTTGctctctctgtactttctctcccatctctctcttgcctcttttGAAATGTTTCTCCAAACTTGCTTTCCAAATTCAAATTCACATACACTCAAGAATAAACAATGTTCAAAGTAATCAGAGTCTACACAAGAAGGCAGTAACTCCTCACCTTGTCTGGCACCCTGTCATGCACAAAGACCATGACAAAAGCCGTGATCCAGGTCACGAGGAGGACATACAGGAAGGAGATGGCAGTCCTGAAGTACTCCGGCCTCAGCTGTGTCGCCACCCCGCTGGCTCGTCGCAGATTGCCCAGCCGGGGCTGCTCGGGCAGGTCTGAGGCTTGGGAGTCAGAAGAATAGTTTCTGCAAGATTTCATTCGAGAAACTGTAATAACACAATGTAAAATCGTGAATTGTATGCCACTGAGGGCTGGGAATTGAATCTGTGCCTTCCACGGGGGCTAGGATGTCAGGATAAGGGTCACAGAAGTGGCCTCTGTCACTGTGACCTTCATTCTTCAGGCCCAGATTTAATTTCCATCACTCATTGGTGTACAATTAGAGTTCTGCAAGATACATCAGTGCTAATATACTGCATTGGCATTCAATTTTCATCTACATGTATCCTCTAACAAGCTGATATAAAGAGAATCTGATGAGACTTACTGTTAATTTTGCTCATGCAAGAAAGACCAAGGTGAGAGTACATGAACTAAGCATACTCAGGTGTGTGAAGGCTTGACAACCTAAGAAATGATGAAATGCAGATAAGAAATACAAATGGCACataaaagacaaagagagaaaagagttatGCTGTGGTCTGGTCATATTAAAAAGACATACAAAAGAGTTCAagttcaccaaaaaaaaaaaatctatagcaCTGAAGTTGGTGGCCATGGCAGGCAGGTGGGGATGGCTGAGAAGGTGGTGGCAACTAAGCATGAAAACCTGTGTGAGTAATCATGTACTAGGGATGAGAGAAGCCCTTCAACACAGGACTCGTTTGTACTGACCTGGAACGTGTGTGAAGCGGAGTAGATGAGAGTGTGCTGAGTGTGTGGTGCTTGAGGTGCTGACTGCTGTGTGCGGCCGAGGACGAGGCAGACATAGACACGCTGTTGTGGAAGTCGAGGTGGTCATGTATCCCTGCCCTGGCCAGCCTGTTTATCGCCGCCCCAAGTCTCTTAACGTCACCAAGCACCTGGGGGAGAACCAACCGCCAACTAAGACCAAAGCCTGCTAACGGAATATCTCGGTAACGAAATAGAGAAACTACTTCACCGATGGCCAACTTGAACCAAGGACCATGAACAGAAGCAAGAtggcacatcatcatcatcatcatttcatcgacgcctgctcctaggagctcccaccaggggatggccacggcagaagagcttccaacttcctctatccagacactccctccttgcctgctcaaagtttctcaacgatcttttccccctctccctaacgtactcctgcaccctatccctccatttcactggggggtcgtcctctagcattccctccctctatctcactcacatacacccttctggtcatcttactctcctccattcactccatgtggccaaaccactttaaggtctgtcgcttcacttcttccaccactccacacttcttcccttcaaccctgtgacacattccaaaatgctcatacacactttcattactcattccatccactcacaaaccatcactatAAATATCTGCCTGCACCATAATGGGCTGGACCTGACCACTtcgccccatcaagaaagcctaccagtgtcataagagaaacataaaaaataagagaaaataaaataaataattaataataatgaaaaaagaataagTAATGATACAGAGTAACTGTTAATGGAATACTTCACCAACAGCTAACATAAACCAAAGTCCGTTAACATAATATCTCGGTTGAAAATAAAGGAACTTGATGGAAAACTTCAGTAATCTAAAAATTTAAAAGGAGCCATTGCAATTCAGTAATCTAAAAATTTAAAAGGAGACATTGCAATAGACACTTAAACTTACACTCATCTGCAAGTCCTCCTTCAGGTCTCTCTCTGTCAGGAGCAGCAAGGCCTCCCCATCTATCCTGTGCCTCTTGAACTGGTCCACGTAGATGCCGAGGCCTCGCTCCCTCAGCCACATGCAGACGTCACTGGTCGTCCAGCACTCCGGGTGGTGGGTGTTGGACATTTTGGCCGATTACTCTTATTACTTTCTGTTGAGGCAAGGAAGtttgatgcatttttttttttttttttttttttttcagtagaggaagcagcagctcaagggaaaaaatgacaataaaaagCCTGCTAAGCACTATTCCCTATAACTAAAAGTATTGgagttattatttattactatttttgttaTGCAGCACACAGGAGGTCATAAATGTTCAAAGGGTTTCTAGCAGCAGTGACTCCCCTCCAGAAATCTTAAATTCAAGGCTTGGGAGTGTGAGCATCTGGAGGAACCTGCAGGACATACTTACTTTTCTGCATCACACACAAGAAAATCGCATTTGTCATAATTCTGTACAGATTCAACCATTCTATAAGacataaagagatggaaggagtggTAGACATCAGTTATGTAGCCCCAGCAAGTCTCCAGCATCCCTGTCTCTAGAATTATATGGAACAGCCTCATGTTCAGCATTTTCAATCACATTCTTTCTTTGTATCCtgctctattttctatttctttgtctCACAGATACTTTTCAATTTTGCAAACTTACTGGAGGTCACCTTCCTAGTACACTTACCCCTTCACATGTGCTGTTAAGATGCTCTATGCTTATAAAATCTTGTTCTTTGTTTGGCATGTAGGCTACTCATGACCTCCAGTGTTCCAGCCAGCTATAAAGAAAGCTTCAAGAAATTTGTCCAACACTTCCATTAGTTTGAAGATTATGCTTTGGTTCTTGAACTTTCTGCTAAGTTCACCTTAAGTTGTAGTTGTATAATTTCATGACAATATAATCTATGTATCCATCTAGGCCGATGGTTCTTCACCTGGTGGCTAATAACCAATATATAGCTATATAGCATGGCCAGTGAGGATCTTATAGAACCATGTGTGATAGATGAGCTAATACTGCACAATACATATATTATAGTAAGTTTGAAAGCAAATTTATTAGCAACAGTAtgttttccatcctcttcttggATATCTGGGTAATCTTGCACACCTTGGAGCCACTATTGGTAACACTGGCAGACAGGTCAAGACTCGCCCCTCAGGAACGCCCTCCAAGCACTCCCAGACTATTTTTTTTATGGTGCCCCTCACCACACTGGCCCCCATTGGCTGTACTTACATGACATGATTCACTTTGGTCAGCCGGGTCCGTGGCACTGGTAATGCTTTAGTTGAACGTGTGTCTAATtaatatagaaataaaaataaaaacataccaAGCATGGTTTTACCTCATGAAGATGAAGACTGATGGTTTCAAatacgtgtgtgtctgtctgtctgtctgtctgcagcgAAATCCGAAGAGCTTTCACCTAAGACTTTAACCTAACCTTTCATTCTACTGTAGACCGAGGGAGACTGAGACAAGGAGGGCGGGGGCGAAAAACATGCGACACCGGGGGCGTGGCTGGGGTAATCTCCCCGCCTCGCCCCCCCCCCATCAAGgacgcgtgtgcgtgtgtgtacgtgtgcgtgcaATTCActtggtctgatcacgtgctggactcacaATCGCCAGCATTTTCCTCGCTGGTGTGAGTTTGGAGCTACATACTCAGGGATCTGCAACTGggacctcacccccacccccttggCCCCTTGGTGACAATCGTATCTTGAATGTTAAAATTGCCAGAGGAACAAGATGCATCCCTGCCTTACTTCAGTCTGGATATGAAACAGACCATTCACTAGGACTCTTTAGCCTTTGCACACACCATATCCTGATGTGACCCACTGCTTGCCTTCCatacactttacacacacacaataacaaatACGTAATCTGTATACCCCTTGCCCCTGAGTCCCCTTCTTCACTACTTGTTATACCATCTGGCACTGGGCCTTGAGACTTCTTAATGGGTTGCCACTTCACCAGGCAGGAAGAGGAATACATTTGTCAAGAAACTGCAAAATTAGTCACAAGGAAAACTATTAAAATTAAACCGAGTTGCAGTAAGAAAACTTTGCCGAATGCTGATCTACCTTtgaacattcccttcccttctgaaaCCTTGTGTACTGCATCCTGTAACAATATCACAAACTGtcaattattttcttcataaTACTATCCTGTTCAATCTGGGTTACAAGGATTCTGTGCCTAACACCAGGTCTATAAATAATCAATACAAGgattgaaaagtgatggggcaggGACAGTCCTGCTTCACTCCTGTGTTCACACCCCACCTACTTCACAGCACTCATTAGTAGAGTActacaggccagtcaatagacCAATATTCCTAATAGGAATCCCAGAGTTGCAGATCCCAGAATGCCTCGCATTGTACTgaatcaaatgccttcttgagatcagCATAGGCTGCATAACCGCATTTTCCTCAACCTAGTCTAGGCTTATCTTTCATGTGCGCATAATAAATGACCTAAAACTAGTGTCATCACTAGAACCCAGATATTTAATACAAAGTCATAAATGCCCTTCTTTGCTTTTGTCAGGTTTTGGTTAATTGAAGACAGAATGCATGAGTCTACAGTGCCATTTTCCTAAACACGTTAGCCAGTGCTCTTCTTAAGGTCATCACAATATTCCAACAGAACTTCTAACTTTTCCCCCAAGGCTCGAGCCCCACCTGGAAATGAATAACGCCCCCCACTTTAACCCTTAAAGTGCGGGGTTgttttgccgtgcctgtccttccacgcgggcatattcaggctaaaacatacctcacttcaaccttgcATACCTTTTTACTGCTACTTAACATGTGTGACTGAATGAACtatcattgtaaagtacataccctcACCTGTCTTTTGATGTTAATTTGAAATCTATATGACCATTGGTAGAGCGACTACAAAATGTTGAATAAGATCACTGAAAATGCAttattatagacagttttccaccctTAGTGGACTTCCCTTAtatgatttagtaataaaagGCATAAACTTTATATAGTTTATGTGAAAAACACCCCAAAAAAATTAACTTCCGGGCCTTCCTGATGCCCTTAATTGGTACCGAGGTCAAAGGGCCCCCATCTTatggatgaaattcactgga of Eriocheir sinensis breed Jianghai 21 chromosome 2, ASM2467909v1, whole genome shotgun sequence contains these proteins:
- the LOC127002841 gene encoding sphingomyelin synthase-related protein 1-like isoform X1; protein product: MSNTHHPECWTTSDVCMWLRERGLGIYVDQFKRHRIDGEALLLLTERDLKEDLQMSVLGDVKRLGAAINRLARAGIHDHLDFHNSVSMSASSSAAHSSQHLKHHTLSTLSSTPLHTRSRNYSSDSQASDLPEQPRLGNLRRASGVATQLRPEYFRTAISFLYVLLVTWITAFVMVFVHDRVPDKERHPPLPDIFLDNVPHISWAFQLCEITIITLASVWFGILFFHKHRSIACRRFCALSGSVLLLRCATMFITSLSVPGSHLECAPRIQSDTWTKMSQAYLIWRGGGLSLMGVRTCGDYMFSGHTATLTLLNFFITEYTPRRVYYLHIFSWVLNMFGIFFILAAHEHYSIDVFIAFYITSRMFLYYHSLANNRALQQRDSFRTKIWFPMFSYFEAHIDGIVPNEYSNPLATGKLIKLVKTLFSWSNSAPKKEKSN
- the LOC127002841 gene encoding ceramide phosphoethanolamine synthase-like isoform X3, whose product is MTTSTSTTACLCLPRPRPHTAVSTSSTTHSAHSHLLRFTHVPASDLPEQPRLGNLRRASGVATQLRPEYFRTAISFLYVLLVTWITAFVMVFVHDRVPDKERHPPLPDIFLDNVPHISWAFQLCEITIITLASVWFGILFFHKHRSIACRRFCALSGSVLLLRCATMFITSLSVPGSHLECAPRIQSDTWTKMSQAYLIWRGGGLSLMGVRTCGDYMFSGHTATLTLLNFFITEYTPRRVYYLHIFSWVLNMFGIFFILAAHEHYSIDVFIAFYITSRMFLYYHSLANNRALQQRDSFRTKIWFPMFSYFEAHIDGIVPNEYSNPLATGKLIKLVKTLFSWSNSAPKKEKSN